Genomic window (Alligator mississippiensis isolate rAllMis1 chromosome 4, rAllMis1, whole genome shotgun sequence):
TAAGCCTGTCTTCTGAACTTTCAAGTTATTTCCTAATAATGGAGGAAAGCAAGGCAAAAGATTTCAAGCTCCTTCTCATATGTTGAGCACCTTTCCTGAACTGATCATCAATAATTTCACTGCACTCACTCACTTCAGATCTGTCCTCATGACCTGCACTTATTACAACACTTGTTAGAAATTGGTTAAAGCTAGCTGGGTTGAAGGACAGGTGGGGTTTAGCTGACTGTTACTTAGCTGTTTATCATGCTAAAAATCAATAAAAGAAATGGAATTAATACTATTAATTACGGAGCATTAGGTTGTTCCCATCTCTTCTAGCTTCTGTCTTCTTAGATTGTCAGGACAGGGATTGTGCTGTGCATTTATGTTCATTATTGTGGTACAGAGGGGAGTCTCCCTTCTAAACCAGGACCCTATTATGCCTGGCACTTTACaagcacgggggtgggggggcggagaTGACACTGCCCAAAGACACTTACAACCTAACCATAAGAAAAGATATAATTGCTGAAGACAGATGAGGGATATATCCAGGCAAGGCAATTGTGCTTTCTGATTGCAGCTTATTGGCTCTATcacaatataaaatattaaataacaatAATCATTCGTCTCTCCTACATTCTGAACACCTGAATGCTTACAAGTAGGTTCAGAACTCATTTGTGACTGAAATTCAGCAATGCCAGGGATGAATCATTTAGCCAAGACTTGGGCAGGCTGTGGTGGTACGGTTAGCCACTTTGATGCTGCACTGGCAGGTAAAAATAGTTGATATATGAAATATTATATATCTAAGTGTATCCTGAGACAGGCTAAACCTCCCAGTATTGCATTTTCCTCTGTAATGCAGCAGATCTGCATATGGGAATTTAGGTATACAATTTCTTTAAGATATTTACATAGATTTAGTGTGTTTGTTTGTAATAAGATTTGTGATACTTGCTGCTCATTTGAAAAGCTTGGCCAATAAGATTAGAACAAGGTAAAAAGTGGAAAGGCTGACCATCTGCTTTCcctttgtcaaaaaaaaaatgcatacaaaGCCTTGATACTACATTTGCAAATTGTAAGATACAGATAATACTATGTGGATTTCAAGTCTTTAGATCACAATTCTGATCTTCGCAAGAGGAACAAAACAGAATCTGAGATGGCAGAGAATTCTCTTCCAGAAATACTTAAAGGCAGATTATTAAAATACTCCAGATATTGACATTGTCTGCAGAGATCTACTCTTGCATATTTCTCTaaagggggagaaaaaacccacctTAATACACAGTATTACCATAGCTAGGCCCTATTATACTATTGTAATCATAGCTGAACCAAGAACGGTGATTAACGATGGCAATTTATTGTATCTGACGAGAGGAGAAAATAGGAGATGTTGTCGTTATCATAAATCATATCATAAATAACCAAAGAGAAGCACTCAGAAAGCTTGtgtggtgtcagcagcaaggcCTTTCAGGCACGTTAGCCCAGGATGTAGCCATAGAAACCCCAAAGTCATATTGTTATCTTAGTCTTGCTGCAGTTATGTGATACAACAGTATTAACATATAGATTAGGCCATTTATAATACTAGGTGTCATTTCAGGTTGGCTTGCTTATATAGCATTTTAGTGTTTTTTATTGTGCACAATGTTAGGGAAACACTGCATTTTTACAGGTCAGTATATAGCCATTTATAACACATCAGCTTCACACTTCTGTCAGTCCTGCTAATATACTCTGTTATTGATTGGTTGTACTGTATGAATTGTCATTGCCTAATTACCTTGTATTTGctaataatttcatttttaaaagtcaagtGTGCTCTTTTAAAGAATAAATGTATACCATCTGTGCCGAGTTTTTTCCGGTGTCTGATTTCTGTTAAAGTATAGGTAAGACAATATTGTAAAGAATAGAAGTTATCCTAAAAAAGCGAGCAAAAACTGTTCCTATTTGTAATTTGTCACTGAGACTTTTGGCTCCTACCCTGTATATTTTAGTAATTTCCTCTGCATAAGATGACTTTCACATTACATCGTACCTTGGATATCTCAGGCCAGAGACTCTCTATCAGAAATAATCTGGAGTGACGCCAagcagacaaaaagaaaaaaaaatgcagagcctAGTACAGTCTGATGTTTCCTATGCAGAGCtggttttcaagctttttgaCGCTGTGGATTGCTTCTTAAGATAGGTTTTCCTTCACGACTCCTTTTCCTCCCAATCCAACACCTTTTTCATAACGGATGTGGGCCTGTTAATCTAAAACTATTTGCATTtctaattatatataattattagGCCAATATTAAGAAGGCAAGGTGAGAACAGATTCTTTTGGGGACTTTTCTACTGGTTTGCATGGAATCCTATGTTTGTCTACCATGTATTGCACAAATACAAGATTTATAGTTTACAAGGTCAGAGATTGTGAACTTTGCTGATAACAATCTACCATACCTTGTTTTTCAGTCTTTTACAGGAAATTGGGTGTGTCATTTAAAAATTCTAGGTAGTATACTTTGACCAACAGTTCCTACCCTAAAAAACATTATAAATGGGCCCACCACTAGCGGtcatgaacaaaacaaaacacagtatAATTACCCttagagctgggagctcccattGCCCACAGCTTTTGGATGTTGTTCTTTGTTTGTGGCTTACTGCGTGGTTGCTTCTTCTGCATTGGTGTCCATAAATTTAACAGTGGTTGACTTTATACCAGAGTAGCACCTGATGCACAACATGAAGCGATTATGCCGGGTTGTAGAggtgtgcctttttttttttttttaaagctgactcGGTCCAGAAATCTGTAAACCCTGGATTGGGCTACAGCTAGCACCAGCATTTCCAGACTGATAAACGTTTCTCTGCTGTGACACAAGCTCCTTAGACCACCTAGAAGTGCTTTGACAGTTTGAAAACTACTAGTAGAAGAGACTGATAAAGAAATATGGACTCTTGTCATCTCTTCTGAGCAGCTTCACAATCAGCCCAGATTAGTCGTAGCTGCTGAAAAGTAGAGCCTGCTAAATGTGGGCTGAGATTTCCAGACTTAACCAGGGATTTTTTAACCTCAACTCTGGATGCTTAACTTCAAACACCTTTAAActtgggcctgattttcagaaagtgctgagcaCCTCATCCCTGAAAAGCATGCCCTTTTTTAAATGCTTAATTGCCGTACCCAGAATCACCAGTCACCCTTGCGAGTCTGGACTTCTGTTTCAGTCCAGTGGACAAAGGATCTCTCAGAGTTGGAATGGACTTACTGGCAGTTTGAGCAGCGAGCTTGGGGAGTCATGGATAGCAAATGTAAGAGAAGCCTGCCAAGTCTGTACCTGCTTTGGGCTCCAGCTCTAGTCTCTTGGCATTTGTGAGACAAAGTCAACTGGGCAAAAATCCTAGGAGTAAACCTGACATTTTAAATGCATCTTGCACTGTCAGAAACTGGGGGTGTGTCTGTGTTAAATTAATCTGCCTTTAAGACTGAATTTTGCTCCTCTTTTCTCAGTTTTATATATTGAGTACAGGCATGTTTTCTGGTTTTTTTGAAAAGTGCCACTGTTGTTAGAAGTTAAAAGGATAAAAGCTACCATGCCACAAGAAAGCAACTGTCCACTTTCAACAACAGTCCAAGGCTTCAACTTGTAATATTATGGGAGGAATATATATGGGTCTTTCTAAATCCTTGTTTTTTAATAGCTTAAAACTTCCCCAGTATTATCCTTTGTTCCTCGTTCCTTATCTCAGGTGGTAGGTATGGGAGAGTGGATAGAGGAGTTAAATTTTGAAGGAAAACATTTCAGCTGTTCTTGTTTCATAGCATGAAAAAGTGtttcatcttttatttttaaagtgcatgcatgtgtgtgtacatatgtggtCATGTGTGCTTGGACAGCTCACAAATGGGTTTGGATGTAAAATGCTGAACTTGCCCTGGACATTGTCCTGAGGAATGTGTATCCTCTCTGGTGaaagggaaatgattaggaaataGATGCAGCAAGTTCTGGTGTCTGCATTGCCTCCTTTCCTTTCAATTTACTTTAGTGATTAGCAATAGCACCCTCTTCCTTACTGACTAATGTGTAACCCTAGGCAGAGCTGCACATGCCTTCCACCTTGATCTCTCTCTGCACACAGCCATCTGGTCCCTTAAAGGCAGCGACAAAAAAGAGCCCAGCAAGCCTTATTGCCAAACCATGACATTTTCAGCCTCAGCACTTagaagctccccagcctgcagtaCAAAggggcagagagccccagagTGAGCTGAACTGCATATAAAAGAAATGTGATATCTACTGATAGGCCTTTATTTGGCACCTTTATATTcctttagaacagtggttttcaacctgtggtccgcagaccCTCGAGGGGGCCGCAGACTgcctaaggggtctgtgaaagatgaccatgatcaatcaaaagtacatgaatacccacacttacaattcaaagagatCTGCACCTCTATTctaaatttccaaaggggtccatacCTCCATGCAAAAAAATTTAggtgtctgcaaatgaaaaaaggttgaaaacccctgccttaaaaAATAAAGAGGGTAAACTGTGTTAATACAGTGTCGCAGGTAAGAGTTGATGTATTTACAAAGAAAGTGGGGGGAGTGGGAAAGCAGTTACAGAGCCTGTAGAAATTACCTGCTCCCTTTTGCACATTTAACATTTTCTCTTAATGGATGAGATCTTAGCTGATATGGTGCATCTGACATATCGAAGGTAGTGCCAAACAGGAAGACAAAATATTACATTCAAACACAGGAACAATGTTAGTCTGTGAGACCTGTAACTGCCTGGACTTCATGCAATCCGTGTGTCAGCAGTAGTATTGGATCATTGCTCCCCTCTATTCCCCCACTTGGTCTTAAAAGCTGTAAATATTCACACCAAAACCATGTATCCATTCTGTTCTGTGTGCATTATGTGTCCACCTTTGCATCCAGTTCAGAGGTGTGATGACTCTGCTGTACCTGCAGCTAAGGGACTTCAGCCTGTTCCCATGATATGGCTGTTATCACCTCAATATTTCATGTTCATTAATGGATTTTTCTCCTCCCTGTTCTCCTGTGATGTAATGAGCTATTGGCCTCTTTTTTCAGCTGGTAACTAAGAAAAGGGGTAgatgaaatgacttgcccaaggtcacacagttaGTTTGTGGCTGAGCCAGGAGCTGAACAGAAGTCCCTGTGTTCCTGTCCAGTGCCATGTTCACCAGACTATCCTTCAAGCTGCTGAGGCTCATGCTCTGTCCCAGCTGGCCTGTTTGGTGGTGACCAAGATTATAGTAACTTACACATGTGGCATCCAGTTTCCTGCCTAATGGAACAATATAACTCGATGCCATTTTCTTCAGTTTGGAGCGCAAGGCATTCTCCTTTCTACGTTTTCTACAGCTACCTGTAGAAAACCTGTAGTCCTTTCATCTCGCCTTCTGCTTGAAGAATAAATTTTGCAGCCTTCTGTGCCAGGCAGCCACCCATACCACGCCTTTGTGAAAGGGCCACGGTTTCTTTGCATCATTTTTCAGGACATATAGTCCCAAGATGACCATGAACTTGGAAATTCATCATAGAAGTGTTGAGTGCTTCTGTCCTGCTGTTGAGCGGCGGCCAAATTAAAAAGCCACGTATTCAATGTCCTCAAGAGTCCGTATTTCTGTACAAGAACTCAGTGCACAAAGGAAGTTGCTTTGCGTCTCCTGAACTGTTTCAGTTAAATCGGACGCATCAGCTCTAATCTTTTGTCAACTGAAATTGTTCAGCTTAACATCatccccatgtttaaaaaaaacattgaCATAGTCTTACTGCTTATCCACAGAATTTCAGTGCCTTCTCCCTGGGCTCTCAAAGCCTTTTACGTGTATTAAACTAAGCCTTATAATGCCCTTGTGAAAGAAGTAAAATCATACTTATCATAAAGATGGGGTATTGGGACTGTGTATAGGGGCTTGCCCGCAATCCCATGATGGGggtctgcagcagagctgggatagacctggatccctgctctCCCATGCCTGTGCCTTAGACAAGAGGATCATCCTTTCATGAAAGTGAAAAACTTGCCTCATTAGGTAGGGTCAGGCTGTGTGCAGCCTGTTCCCATATCTCTTCtaatacactgcagtcagacctGTCATCCCCTAAGAGTGGACTTCTCATGAGAAGCAAGCTAACAGCTGTCAGATTgtgtatttgatttggatattGGACAGATTCGCATTCAGGGCTAAGCTGACAAAGCTGAACTCATCTCCCCTATAACCTAAGCCTCATTTCAACCCAGGTTCTCCAGAGGTGAACTGCTGTTGTAATAAACAATTACTGAGTATAACCTTAATGATGTGAGCATTAATATTGATCCAGCACTGGCTTCTCTTACAAAAATATCCGTTATCTTGAAAAACCTCCCAAACAGCCTGAGTCTCCTTTCATTACAGGAGAGAGTTATTAGGCCAGATGGCTGAGGTGATATCCATTTGACCTGTAGATGCTAACTCAGGAGTGGTGCCTTTCATAAGGTGGCTGGAAATAGGAGAGATCACAGCAAAGACAGTTAAAAGCAATCCACTGTAGCAAGTATTGCATGTAGGGTAGCGTAGGGAGGCCAACTGATGGAGCAAATGCTGAAAAACAGTTCCACTGCAGCCTTTGTCCCCGTGTTTTCAAATGGTCATAACGTAGGCAAATTATCTTTTGGAAGGAAACATTTTCCTGCGCATGGTCtctgtcccctcttcccccatgggGGAAGAAAGTGATCTGCTAGTTCTTGAATGAGATGTTTGGGGCATTCATCTTCTTTTATTAGAGTATCTTGCCATGCATTTATCTTGCCAAATATTTATTACCAGGGCCACCACTATAATAACTTTGCTTTGAGATTTCCTGTGTGGTAGGACTTGAGTCATTTAGGACCACTCAGCGGCCCAGTCAAATGAAATTTGGATTTCACTTAACCGTATGATGCTAGACTGCCATGCGAGCGTGCATGAAGAGCACTCCACGTGTGCCAGTTGTAACATGCTCAAGATCTTCCTTAATAGCCTTTGAATTGTTCGGACCTGGCCCAGACAGTTTTTCCCCACATTTCAGATCATCCAGATTCTTCCAAAAGGAAAACTGATGCTTTTGCATTCGGACTAAATTGTCTTTATAGGAATATGCATGAATCTGTGACCCCCCGGGAGACCTAGGGGTTTAGTCTTTATCTCTGCAAACTGGACTTAAATAACCCCTGTCCTTCCTAAGCTTTTTCAAGCAAGACCTTTGAAACCTCTTTGGCTGTGTGGACCCTCCCGTGTCTTAGAAGAACAGGCATCCGCTGTATCACTGAAGAAAAATTCTTCTGGCTTTATTCAGAGCCCTTACCATGGATTGGTTGTCAGTGCCACAGCCTATGACCCACAATGTTGTATAGATAGAAGCATCTTGGATTGAAAAGTTATGAAAGTGTattacttacctggcaggggaaataccctgaccaaggtaatgcaattaaaatgtcaCAGTGTAGTGGAAggtgcacccttgtctgcttgcagacCAGATTCCCTATgggagcctcatagttagcttcccactggccagcttccagtgagAGGATTTCGGCTACACGCTGACTTTATAGAAATGGGAGATTCCTCCCTACCTTGCTTGTGCTGCCATTCAgatgagggcaagtgaaacttgggggcatccgaaccccaaggctctgggcttgggcctgtgcataggatgcccaccaaaggatttggaagcatctgaagccccaggctggggcagaggatacttgctggtagcagggccacatatggttcttggaTGATTCGGATGGATTCggacctgatctggctaatttgacctgggacactaaaaattttcctttaaaaaacccaaaacattacATTGTAATTCATGCTAGTGGAGAACATTGTATTAGCATAGCTCTCTAACTGAGACACTAAGCAAAACACTGGCTAGTGAATGTTTAGTTTTTAAagtatatatacttttttttagttttttttaataagttttgAGTAATATGGCTACAGTAGTTTTTCATCTTGTTTAATGCTACGTGTACCTCTACAACTCCGTAAATCTGTATATAACATTGTTTTTTATTGACACTCCTAAAATGAAAACAACAATATTCCCTATCTTACCCTgaggctttggatttggccatgtTTTCAGTTTTGTAACCTGACGAAGTATGTAGTTCTGACTTTAAAGTCCAGGTTTTCTGttgaattatatatattttttctccctgtttgtctgtctgtctgtcttttgtTAAATGAACATAAACTCCTCAGGGGTAAATGTGTTTAGTGGGGTTGGGAGAAAATAGAGATAGCATCATATGCTGAAGCGGCATCAGTGCTGTATAACTCTGATATTTATTCCTTCTCAGGCTCGTGCTAGTTTGGCACCTAAGGATAAACCTATTCATATAACAGATCAGACAGAGCTTGAAGCTGACTTGAGGATCCTGAAGGATAAACATTGGGTAGATCTTATTTCTAGCAGGCACAGCCTTGGCCAACAGTGATTTCTCAGTTTTACGCTTAACTTtggtatttaaaatataaaatgtgacTGCCCATCCAGGCCAAATCCAATTCCTCGACACTTTCTGTTTTTCATGGAAGGCAAAGGCTTTATCCTCAGGCAAAGTCTATACTGTGGGCTGGCTGCTGTAAATCCTCTGGGCCCTGGCAAAAGCGGGAGTTGGTAGCTCATTTTACTTAATTTGTGATGCTGGCAAGATTTGAGTGACAGCCCAGGGCTCTCGATTGAACTCTCCTAAATCAGGGCATTGACACGTTACAGTTGAGAAACATCAGCACAGAAAACCTGAAAATAAACTCTACCAAAAGCGCTAGTTAGTAAAATTGCTAATTTTAACAGACTTGAAAGAGTTTCAGCATTTTGTGTTCGTTTTTCTACGTGTTTTCTTAAAAACCACCTGCTTattaaaaaagtgttttttttaatacttcaCTGTAATAAGCAATTGGTAGCGTCTTCTATGCAAgagccttaaaaaccttcacAGATATGTGCAACCCAAACAACCCTGGTGAAGAAGTTACCCTGccccttgtttttgaaaggcagaatgaagaaaaaaagatctttctttgtGGTAACTAAGTAGAAGCATGTGAGGAGCTGGGACTGCTCCTTATTTTGTTCCCTGTGGATTGCgtgcagattttactttcactttcacCCAGCCAAAACTTAAGTGACAGAAATTGTTACCCtgtttcaggggtgggcaaaatgcggcccgtgggccggatctggcccaccaggcagttCTGTTCAGCCTGCAGTGCCCACCAGCAAATtgtgcctgacccagcccttcgGCATACGcacaccccccaacataccctgttgcaccccctcccacccgcatgggcagaagggcccccctccacccccacagcatgcagcttTTGggcgggcaggggcatgcagcagccccttccctccctcccatgggaACCTGCCTGGCTTCCTGGGCGTCCAGCtctctccaggcagcaggtaaggAAGCACGGGGGGGAGGCCCTGGGGTAGGGGTGGTGGAGGTAGAGCTGTAGCGGGGTGGAAGTGCGGAGAACAATACAGAGCCCACGCCCAAAGGGGTGGCGGGAGCAAAGAGCATGGCTGCACCCGCTCcgtgtgcagcactggccagagtcCTACCCCACCAGGTGCCAGTGCCTGTGTCGACTTTAACCATTTGACTGTGCcaccttcagaaaagcagacttggtaTGTTACGATGGACAATAGATTTCTCAAAATTAGGGTTGTATTGGCAGTGAACAAAAATGCAGATGGTTTATTTAAAGGCACCAAAGAAATCTATGCATTACTCTTGTTGGTCAACTTACAGTGAAAATAGGGTCATGCAACTAAGATGTGTGCGTAACTTAAATCCAGTATTTTTAATTGCTGTGCACTTTGAAGTTTATTTTATTCTAATGGCAAACCTTATCAATATTGTATTTTTGAAGTCAATCTCACAGATGTATTGATATCTAAATTGCAGTCGGTAACAGTAATGGTTGAAGGGATTTGCAATTGCAAGTTCTGATGGTACAGAAAGCATCTGGGTATTATTTCACTTGTGGGTAAAGtgctatttttatatttaagaGATCTGGTAGAACAGATGAAGCAAAGGCAGAAACTCTTCTTTGTCTTGCCAGTGAGACTCAAACATATTCTGGGAGGTCTGCCTTTAGGAATGAGAGGTGCTTGCTTCAAGCCCATTTGATTGCTGGTTTGAGGCTGCCAGCAAGGGTTCCAGTTAGTGTCAGTTGTGATGATGTCTTTTGTATTGCAGACAGCTGTCTACTTGAATGTAGACTCTTCACTCGCTTCATGTAGGGCTGTAAGGAGCCATCTAGTGATAAGTAACTTTATCAGGCCAGAATGGGTCTGAAGACAGCTGCCTTCATAATTATTAATTTACTGTAGTTTATTTGTTCCtgtataaacacatttttaaagtcctccccactaacattttttttttaattttcttgttgcagaggaggaagaggaacagGTCCCCACTGATGGAGGTACATCAGCAGAAGCCATGCAGGTTCCCCTGGAAGAAGAAGGAGATATGGAAGATGATGAGGCTGTTAATGATGAAAATTTCATGGGCAAGAGACCATTGGAAAGTCCTGATACTGAGGAAATGCCTGCTGTGAAACGACCAAAACTAGCTCTCACTAAAGCAGATGCTCTGGATGGAGTTTTGGAACCACGTGAACCTCTTAGTTCAATAAACACTCAAAAAGTGCCACCAATGCTGTCTCCAGTTCATGTTCAGGACAGTACAGACTTAGCCCCCCCATCACCAGAACCACCAATGTTGGCTCCCATTGCAAAATCACAAATGCTTACCCCCAAAACATTAGAAACAAAACCATTTGTGCCCAAGGCAAAAGTCAAAACTGGTTCTCCAGGACAGAAAACAAAATCGCCTAAAGCTACTCCATCACCAGTCATTACTGGAAGTCCCCTACGTTCACCAAAACCTGGATCCAAAGAGAAGAAGTCACCAGGTCGTGCCAAGAGCCCCAAAAGTCCTAAAAGTCCAAAGGTTCCTACTCACATTTCTCCAGCAGCAGTCAAACCTGAAACACCAAGCAGAACCCCCCTTGCTGCATTAAGTGAAAAGATGGGAAAAGAGAACATCCAAGTAAAACAAGGGCAAACACCACCTGAGCCTGGGAAACCAAACAGTGAAAATCAGATGAAGAAAGTACCAGTGATGGACAAGACCATTGATGATTCAATTGATGCAGTTATTGCCCGTGCGTGCGCAGAACGTGAACCTGATCCATTTGAGTTTTCCTCTGGTTCAGAATCAGAGGGAGAAATGTTTACCAGTCCTAAAAGACTTTCTATTTCAGAGACCACAGCCCCTAAAGCTTCTGTTTCTGCcaacaatttaaataaaataggAGCAACTCCACTGCCTCTCTCAGGAGGCACTTCAAGTTCAGACATTTCATGGACAATGGATGACTCAATCGATGAGGTCATTCGAAAGGCAAACATGGGGACACCGTCTAACCCGCCTGCCAGCTTCCCTTATTTCTCCTCTCCTTCTGCTTCACCACCAACACCAGAACCTCTTCTCAAAGTCTATGAGGAGAAAACCAAACTGGCATCATCAGTAGAAGTGAAAAAGAAGCTGAAGAAAGAGCTAAGgacaaaactaaagaaaaaagaaaagcagaaagacaaagagaaaaataaagagaaaagcaaagataaGGATAAAAACAAGGAGAAGGATAAAGACAAAGAAGGGAACAAGGAAGCAAAGTTTCCATGGAAGGAGCTGCTCAGAGATGATGATCTTGATCCCTATAAGTTCAAATTAAAGGACTTTGAAGAAGCTGACACGAAAATGAAGTTGAAAGATGGCAAcaccaaaaaagagagagagaagcataaAGATAAgaagaaagataaagaaaaaggcaaaaaagacaAAGATAAGAAAGACAAAGAGAAGCTTAAAGATAAAGGTAAGGAAGATAAGATAAAGGCTCCCTCAGCACCTCTTGCGTTACCTCCCAAAGAAGTGGCTTTGCCCTTGttcagcacccctgctgccatgaGACTTCCAACCATGTTGCCCTCCTTGTCCCCAATGCTCCCTGAAAAACTGTTCGAGGAAAAAGAGAAACctaaagagaagaagaaagacaaaaaagagaagaagaaaaagaaagagagagagaaggacaaagaaaaggaaaagaaagagaaggaaaaagagaggaaggagagagaaaagaaagaaaaagagaaagaaaaacacaaacacGAAAAAGTAAGCTTTTTTAGATGTCATCTTCTGCTACATGTATGTCCACAGTTCCCACACATTCCTACACTTTGTCATCAGTTTTGTATAAAAATCTAGGTATCTGTACAGTTCCGTGGAGAAATGCAGCTGGCTATCAGGGCCCCCAAAGCTAAGGATGTATGTTGGAAGTGTCTGGATGTGTCCCACTTCTATCATGGTCAGAGCAAGGTAGTCTTAAAAATACTATTTGTTTAGATTTGCAAAACCAAAATGTGAGGACTATCTGTGCTCTGTTTCCGTTTTACTTGGAGTAGGATTCTAGTTTTTATCCACTCACTTCACTAGAAAGGTGGGTCTTCTAGGTCAAGACACAGGCACACTGATATCGCTTTTGAAAGATGCTTGCATCTTGCACACAGGTTCTGTAGAGATCCATCCATTTGTAAGGCTAGTTCCAGTATCTTTCGTGTGCTCTCTCAATTGAGTTTCTAAATGTTTATTCTGTTGGAGTTGGTGGAATTGTACTGCCTACTGGAAAAGAGGTAAATGCAAGAGAGCAGACTTAGCTTGAATTATGGCTTTGCCCATTACTTGCCCTTCCAAGCTCTGCCTATTCcctttaatgcaaaaaaaaacaaatttctaaAGAAGCCTCAGGGTCCATCCTACTGATCCTCTTAATTGTGCAGTAGGAGCTTTAAGTTCCTTTATTAGCGAGACCCCAATTTTGGTTTCCTGTGGATCAAAGTAACATTTTTTCGGAACACAAATGTTCAAAACTGGCCCCTCATTTTGACTTGAGATACTAGGAGCCTATACATACAAAAGGCCTGATCATCCACATTGACTTTGGCTATTCAGAACCACTTGCTATTGATCTtgccagctgatgtaaatcaccTCATTTTGGGAATATATCAGATATTTAACGTATGAAACAATGCTGCTTAGTTCCATTGACCAGCCTTTAAATCACATTGGAAACTGTTTCTCCTGCTGCAGATCCTATACAAA
Coding sequences:
- the TAF3 gene encoding transcription initiation factor TFIID subunit 3 — encoded protein: MCESYSRWLLRVSVAQICQALGWDSVQLSACDLLTDVLQRYLQRLGRGCHRYCELYGRTDPILDDVGDAFQLMGVNLHELEDYIHNIEPVTFAHQIPSFPVSKNNVLQFPQPGSKDAEERKEYIPDYMPPIVSSQEEEEEEQVPTDGGTSAEAMQVPLEEEGDMEDDEAVNDENFMGKRPLESPDTEEMPAVKRPKLALTKADALDGVLEPREPLSSINTQKVPPMLSPVHVQDSTDLAPPSPEPPMLAPIAKSQMLTPKTLETKPFVPKAKVKTGSPGQKTKSPKATPSPVITGSPLRSPKPGSKEKKSPGRAKSPKSPKSPKVPTHISPAAVKPETPSRTPLAALSEKMGKENIQVKQGQTPPEPGKPNSENQMKKVPVMDKTIDDSIDAVIARACAEREPDPFEFSSGSESEGEMFTSPKRLSISETTAPKASVSANNLNKIGATPLPLSGGTSSSDISWTMDDSIDEVIRKANMGTPSNPPASFPYFSSPSASPPTPEPLLKVYEEKTKLASSVEVKKKLKKELRTKLKKKEKQKDKEKNKEKSKDKDKNKEKDKDKEGNKEAKFPWKELLRDDDLDPYKFKLKDFEEADTKMKLKDGNTKKEREKHKDKKKDKEKGKKDKDKKDKEKLKDKGKEDKIKAPSAPLALPPKEVALPLFSTPAAMRLPTMLPSLSPMLPEKLFEEKEKPKEKKKDKKEKKKKKEREKDKEKEKKEKEKERKEREKKEKEKEKHKHEKIKVEPVVPASSPVIPRLTLRVGAGQDKIVISKVVSAPEAKPSTPVNRPKTPPPAPSPVPAPVHVTPPPAPAPPPLPPPAVQPALIPPPSPAVSAAGGSKAPVRSVVTETVSTYVIRDEWGNQIWICPGCNKPDDGSPMIGCDDCDDWYHWPCVGITTEPPEETQWFCSKCANKKKDKKHKKRKHRAH